Within the Fervidobacterium gondwanense DSM 13020 genome, the region TCACTTATTCGACTAAGATTTATCTGTGTAGCATCGAGTTTGACTAAGGCTTCTTTCTTCTTCTCTCTGTATATCCCAATACCTGCGATCTCTTCTATCATCATCCGCAAGCTTTCAGGCGTAGCTGATACTATCTTGTCTATTTGACCTTGACCTATTATCGAATAAGGATTCTTACCGTAACCATGCGACATCAACAGTTCCCTGATGTCTTTGAGCCTTGCATCATCACCATTAAGAAGATATCTGCTCGTACCATCTCTTGATAATTCCCTGCCTATGCTTATCTTATTTCCTTGATCATCGAATACAAGCTCGACATACGCATATTGAGCTGGTGGTCTTCTCTCATTTCCCCAGAAGACAACATCATCGCGCTCTTGTGCGCGAATTTCTTTCATTGATTGCTCACCAAGTACCCATCTAATTGCATCAACAACATTGGATTTTCCCGATCCATTGGGTCCAACTACAACCGTAACTTTATCTGAAATATCCAGTTTTACGGGATCTGCAAATGACTTAAAACCTTTAATAAAGATCTCTTTGAGGACCACCAACCATCCTCCCTATACAAAAAGAATAATAAATCTCAAAAATTTCTAATACTATCCTTTTGCCAATTCCTTTCTTATAGTCTGTGAAATTTCATATATATCTCCTGCACCAACGAACATATAAACGCTGTTGCTATCAAATCTGATCTCTTTTAGTTGTTCCAATTTTTCTACAAATACAGCCTTCGGGATTCCTTCGACTATTTTTCTTGCACTTACGCCATTCTTGCTTTCGAATGCTCCATAAACTTCTGTTATGTATATCTCGTCAGCATCTTTCAAAACATCTCTAAATCTTTCAGCCTCTCTTTTTAATCGAGTGTAGCGATGGGGTTGGAAAACAACTACTATTTTTCTGTCGGGATAAATCTCTTTTGCGGTTTTCAATATGACTTCGAGTTCATCCGCCGTATGTGCGTAATCATCAACAAGCGTTAGGTTACGGCTCTTATCGTCATAGCTTACATTGAATCTTCTTCCGGGTAATGAAAAATCTCTGAAAGATGATAAAACATCGTCGATGTTGTACCCTATGCTTGAAAGTAACGAAACCACAGCTAATGCGTTCAATGCGTTATGATATCCTGGAACAGGCAAAAACAATTTCTTCTCACCCCATGGTGTTAAGAGCGTGATTATTTGTCCAAAGCCATCTTGTTTACGCTCGACCATTTTGAAGTCACCAGAGTATACACCGTAACTGACATTTCCTGAAAACTTCTTTTCGTCTGCAAACGTCACAACGAATTTTGAATTTTTTATAAGTGTTTCAAATGAAGCATAATAGTGCTCTAAATTCTTGTAATTCTCAAGATGGTCTTCTCTGATATTTGTTATTATCAAATACTCCGGCTTGAATAATTCAAATCCCGGTTGGCTTTCATCCAGTTCGTAAACAGCTATCTCTTTCCCTTTCCTATAATTGCCGTGTTCGAGCTTTTGGTGCAACGCTCCAAGAAAGACATATGGGTCAGCCCCGAGGTTCATTAGGCTGTTTGCCAACATCGAGGTTGTTGTAGATTTTCCATCTGTCCCAGTAACAGCGAACCCTTTGTAAGGCTCTAAAATCCTTCTAAAGTGATCTATTCGCATTGTTATTTTAATATTATTTTCAACTGCATGAAGATACTCAGGATTTTCTTTCGATATAGCCGGTGTTACGACTATTTCATCCATGCCTTCGACGTTTGATTCTTCGTGTTTGTCGTACACCTTAATTCCCAAATGTTTCAAATAAACCGTTCTCTCTGAACTGTACGGGTCACTGCCTGATACTGATTTTCCGTTAAAGTGTTCATGCATGGCTTGAGCACTCATTCCAATGCCACCAACGCCTACGAAATGAATTCTGTAAACATCCTTTGATTTTTCAAAATTTTCAAGCTTTTTAGTCGAGTCAAATTTCTCACCCATCTGCTATACCTCCAGGTCATAGTTTTATCTCAATAATATTAAATAATATTACGTTCTGTGAATTTTACAAGTCTAAATCTTTTTCTATCATCTGAACAATTTTCTTCGATGGATTTTCACGTTCTTCAAACTTTCTACCTTTCTCGAGCATTTTCCTCACCAGTCCAACTATCTTCTCAGGTGT harbors:
- the murC gene encoding UDP-N-acetylmuramate--L-alanine ligase; translation: MGEKFDSTKKLENFEKSKDVYRIHFVGVGGIGMSAQAMHEHFNGKSVSGSDPYSSERTVYLKHLGIKVYDKHEESNVEGMDEIVVTPAISKENPEYLHAVENNIKITMRIDHFRRILEPYKGFAVTGTDGKSTTTSMLANSLMNLGADPYVFLGALHQKLEHGNYRKGKEIAVYELDESQPGFELFKPEYLIITNIREDHLENYKNLEHYYASFETLIKNSKFVVTFADEKKFSGNVSYGVYSGDFKMVERKQDGFGQIITLLTPWGEKKLFLPVPGYHNALNALAVVSLLSSIGYNIDDVLSSFRDFSLPGRRFNVSYDDKSRNLTLVDDYAHTADELEVILKTAKEIYPDRKIVVVFQPHRYTRLKREAERFRDVLKDADEIYITEVYGAFESKNGVSARKIVEGIPKAVFVEKLEQLKEIRFDSNSVYMFVGAGDIYEISQTIRKELAKG